In a genomic window of Sphingomonas koreensis:
- a CDS encoding glycosyltransferase 87 family protein codes for MITSANTRRLALIVLVAVAARALALGNPIVQVDEQFYFSVAHAMWSGAVPFVDLWDRKPVGLFLLFMPAALLPGMAGVWAYQLMALAAAVATAWIVARFADLAQWQKGAIWAAIAYILWLNLLGGVGGQSPVFYNLLMACAALLASRPRADGHAWRRGMWAMLLIGLALQVKYSVVFEGIFIGLWLMFVEWKATRSLRSVLVYGCVLVAIALVPTALVMAWYAWIGAFDAFFFANFMAIFARKPNPIGEALENLGVLVGVLAPLVALGLMSWRKRREAEPDLRTFLLLWLLASAFGVLVFGTWYEHYGLPVVVPAAACAAGFMAVHRKWTVVILLAAAIGGQVKVGLERINRGTPAEFARLIEAVGSGPGCLYVYSGHTMLYTLTERCRLTAYIFPSFLIRPRENGAMGVDQWTEVKRIIAQRPEVIVISPPYRVETLDIRAYVEEIVRRDYDAPEVVKLGNGEVKVYRLRR; via the coding sequence ATGATCACATCGGCTAACACGCGCCGCCTGGCGCTGATCGTGCTGGTTGCCGTTGCGGCGCGTGCGCTCGCGCTCGGCAATCCGATCGTCCAGGTTGACGAGCAATTCTATTTCTCGGTCGCGCACGCGATGTGGTCCGGCGCGGTACCCTTTGTGGATCTTTGGGACCGCAAGCCGGTCGGGCTGTTCCTGCTGTTCATGCCGGCGGCCCTTCTGCCGGGCATGGCCGGGGTCTGGGCGTATCAGCTGATGGCGCTGGCCGCGGCGGTTGCGACCGCATGGATCGTGGCCCGCTTCGCCGATCTGGCGCAATGGCAGAAGGGCGCGATCTGGGCCGCGATCGCCTATATCCTGTGGCTCAACCTGCTGGGTGGCGTGGGCGGGCAATCGCCCGTCTTCTACAACCTGCTGATGGCCTGCGCCGCGCTGCTCGCCAGCCGCCCGCGCGCCGACGGGCATGCCTGGCGGCGCGGCATGTGGGCGATGCTGCTGATCGGGCTGGCGCTTCAGGTCAAATATTCGGTGGTGTTCGAGGGGATCTTCATCGGCCTCTGGCTGATGTTCGTCGAGTGGAAGGCGACGCGCAGTCTCCGCTCGGTGCTGGTCTATGGCTGCGTGCTGGTCGCTATCGCGCTCGTGCCCACCGCGCTGGTGATGGCGTGGTACGCCTGGATCGGCGCCTTCGACGCATTCTTCTTCGCCAACTTCATGGCGATCTTCGCGCGCAAGCCCAACCCGATCGGCGAGGCGCTGGAGAATCTGGGCGTGCTCGTCGGCGTGCTGGCGCCGCTCGTCGCGCTCGGCCTGATGAGCTGGCGCAAGCGGCGCGAGGCCGAGCCGGACCTGCGCACCTTCCTGCTGCTGTGGCTGCTGGCATCGGCGTTCGGCGTGCTCGTCTTCGGCACCTGGTACGAGCATTACGGGCTACCGGTCGTGGTGCCGGCGGCGGCATGCGCGGCCGGGTTCATGGCGGTTCACCGCAAGTGGACGGTCGTGATCCTGCTTGCCGCCGCGATTGGCGGCCAAGTCAAGGTCGGGCTGGAGCGGATCAATCGCGGGACACCGGCCGAGTTTGCGCGCCTGATCGAAGCAGTCGGCAGCGGGCCGGGTTGCCTCTACGTCTATTCGGGGCACACGATGCTCTACACGCTGACGGAGCGCTGCCGGCTCACCGCCTATATCTTCCCGTCCTTCCTGATCCGCCCGCGCGAGAATGGCGCGATGGGCGTCGACCAATGGACCGAGGTCAAGCGCATCATCGCGCAGCGTCCCGAGGTGATCGTGATCAGTCCGCCCTATCGCGTCGAAACGCTCGATATCCGAGCTTATGTCGAGGAGATCGTCCGCCGCGACTATGACGCACCGGAGGTCGTCAAGCTCGGCAATGGCGAGGTGAAGGTCTACCGCCTGCGCCGGTAG